In Vicugna pacos chromosome 1, VicPac4, whole genome shotgun sequence, a single window of DNA contains:
- the HRG gene encoding histidine-rich glycoprotein has product MKLLPAALPLVLLVTLRCSSAVSPTDCNDAEPVARKALDLVNKGRRDGYLFQLLRVADAHLDKAESVAVYYLVLDVKESDCPVLSRKHWDDCELDFSRRPSDIVIGQCKVIATTCLDESQDLRVNDFNCTTSSVSSALANTKDSPVLFDFFEDTELYREEADKALEKYKKENSDFASFRVDQVKRVSRARGGERTNYYVDFSVRNCSRHHFPGYFHVFGFCRAHLSYDAEAFDLAPQNIVINCEVFNPKEHRDISGVWHHLGHPLHSGEHEHPPADRPPFKPGGPRGHRHPCKPHEFGCPPPLEGKSHSGRPPFPAGPPPPFPAGPPPPFPAGPPPPFPPPGLRCLHPHFGTNGAHGPPHNYSSSEHHPSGHRPHGHHPQGHHPHGHHPHGHRRHGHHPHGHDFHDHGPCDPPPHSKGPKDHHRHGPPPRHSGERGPGKGRFPFHWRQIGYVHRLPPLKKGEVLPLPGANFPSFSLPNHNNPLQPEIQPFPQSASESCPGTFNREFLHISKFFAYTSPK; this is encoded by the exons atgaagTTACTCCCTGCAGCACTGCCTTTGGTCCTGCTGGTCACTCTGCGGTGTTCCTCCGCTGTGAGTCCCACAGACTGCAATGATGCTGAGCCTGTGGCTCGGAAGGCTCTAGACCTGGTCAATAAAGGACGACGGGATGGTTACCTCTTCCAGTTGCTGCGGGTTGCTGATGCCCACTTGGACAAAGCG GAATCCGTAGCGGTCTATTATTTAGTCTTGGATGTGAAAGAATCTGACTGCCCGGTCCTAAGCAGGAAACACTGGGATGACTGTGAGCTAGATTTTTCTAGACGTCCATCTGACATA GTGATCGGACAGTGTAAGGTGATAGCTACAACATGTTTGGATGAATCTCAGGATCTCAGAGTGAATGACTTTAACTGCACCACAAGTTCTG TCTCCTCGGCGCTGGCCAACACTAAAGACAGTCCAGTACTCTTCGATTTCTTTGAGGATACTGAGCTCTACAGAGAAGAAGCTGACAAAGCTCTGGAGAAGTACAAAAAGGAGAATAGTGACTTTGCCTCTTTCAGAGTGGACCAAGTGAAGAGAGTTTCAAGAGCG agaggaggagagagaaccaATTACTACGTGGACTTCTCGGTGAGGAACTGCTCCAGACACCATTTTCCAGGGTACTTTCAT GTCTTTGGATTCTGCAGAGCACATTTATCCTATGACGCAGAAGCCTTTGACTTGGCACCCCAAAACATTGTCATAAACTGTGAAGTCTTCAACCCTAAG GAGCATAGAGACATCAGTGGTGTGTGGCATCATTTGGGCCATCCCCTCCACTCTGGTGAGCATGAACATCCTCCTGCTGACAGGCCTCCATTTAAGCCTGGTGGACCTAGAGGTCACCGTCATCCCTGTAAGCCACATGAATTTGGATGCCCACCTCCTCTAGAAGGCAAAAGTCACTCAGGCAGACCACCATTTCCAGCAGGACCTCCTCCGCCATTTCCAGCAGGACCTCCTCCACCATTTCCAGCAGGACCTCCTCCACCATTTCCCCCTCCAGGGTTAAGATGCCTTCACCCTCACTTTGGCACCAATGGGGCCCATGGACCCCCTCATAATTATAGTTCAAGTGAGCATCATCCCTCTGGACACCGTCCCCATGGACACCATCCCCAAGGACACCACCCCCATGGACACCATCCCCATGGACACCGTCGCCATGGACACCATCCCCATGGCCATGATTTCCATGACCATGGACCCTGTGACCCACCACCCCATAGCAAAGGTCCCAAAGACCACCATCGCCATGGCCCACCACCTAGGCACTCAGGAGAAAGAGGTCCAGGTAAAGGACGTTTTCCCTTCCATTGGAGACAAATTGGATATGTTCACCGACTCCCTCCACTAAAGAAAGGTGAAGTTCTTCCTCTTCCCGGAGCCAATTTCCCCAGCTTCTCATTGCCAAACCACAATAATCCCCTACAACCAGAGATTCAGCCCTTTCCTCAATCAGCCTCTGAATCATGTCCAGGGACATTCAACAGGGAATTTCTACACATCTCAAAGTTTTTTGCATATACATCTCCAAAATAA